The Pocillopora verrucosa isolate sample1 chromosome 14, ASM3666991v2, whole genome shotgun sequence genome has a segment encoding these proteins:
- the LOC131773851 gene encoding uncharacterized protein isoform X2 codes for MDKTASLYCLPIERTSASSCWTSIPRCCCNCPQMSGNSNPREQNCNKNFLKCTPWRKKSLIRSTSRWTFLGLNSCLLRLLLLFWSLPNTVGSVFSGIISAKGIPRLRLWWILLIASLFGTILLPVVSSQESVQPKPSVKSKVLPNAVVYVGSVFSYNISEDVFDCNVNSIVVSETADRFLSHWLSYSSNKKQLYGVPSDKDKGTYNILVVALTKDTSLGGHVCGSQSFSIVVMSISEQLPVSVHLSTTGFSSNDHKPALGLSCPPGTQAILGTVVLNMDIQSLNGHQRMMLVVKMANHLSVDSSKLGFFSGEISNPITQQLDNPTVIAAGVGDGRFAKGTRSFITWNMACGALKLTDVGFSKLETAAQDGTISTLMGVPVVGWHVLSGTQKDMVRRRVRRQAQGIIAITPTPSASSTPPSRLSNMSTLVIVSKTVILTSASQNSTTVLPSVTPNRTVTKTTSVNINSTLFSQLTMKSIQSSTTGFNLTVSSLLVNKSMSSSSSIHLNLTESSQPPNKTAFASSSLIVTSSSVSIYPTTSIQLPNRTIFPSYSVSINLTTSSILPNRTIILSPSVSVSLTTSSQLLSATVFKSSSAVNINTSITSILTSSKLLLTVNSSSASRPTNIISANRTITISESHTPSLNSTFVTRTLSFILSASSPNKSTIVSSQNRSILSSLTMITLNTSQAVISSTIVPSASQGNISIAVRASSMTASLNRSTLVTSVSISSSFPSVLTTLQSTFPATSTAKLNSSIPNVSSLTLITQATVSVTVVPSSFMPVANTSLLITSAASHTSLSTVISTTSSNLSSITSKSTFLASSSSLILLPPNTTLVENLTSSAKTSSFVTSSMVILPSTPQPGNSTESKAISPMPTSSLFTSLVSSTMNNTEISLVKTSSLVPSLSSTSSVMLSSSATQMSSPSMLLLSSTIVNQTSGVQIFSSSTLQPNLTSSKTAVLPSSMSSPIVTNASEVTSVNATTTKRTALVNSTFEINRSSFIAVTTSAFPLTRTSGTRSFPSTFVANRSVVPTITSKGFQKSSVNISFSPKITTTAFVFSTISPSSTSQFTRMFSSIDLRPNLTRITDSSFFSMSVKLTTSSEVPVNSTIASSTKGSPTAVSSAVTKSVDSTLSARRTTSSAMSVVTSSSGHFNVNSSLMPSVLSSGKPIVGSSSTLMANLSSSVPVLESSTAFSVVFTPADTSVMNLSTTEMSTTQISPTTLSSIPTSSSASSLLNSQDQTTLLSKSDVSESSRIVQNSTTLFGASRTVSMNFSSLSSTSSLRKSTTEIDSTMSRMSSAISVVTSTVVSLPSITVIPTSVRVPPTSVTEILPSTTVIPTSATAIPTSVTDTLILSTHVTRGTRVVNSSSRLDSVFSRTPSSVQTSTAVTPTPVYRTTSILETSGPLPSSSSLSPSNSTQTATLPGTTRTISVSPSSTSVVIPTTAPPNSPPEVINNLGRVIAPAGVALHYTIPEDTFYDREDGADTRNLSLSMKLANGSSIPEDFWLQFDSESQTIDGLPLDTHVPDGIMGQVLVVYAQDSRGAEALDAFEVLVVPSENPVVQELNIRITNEFVEFSRNVAQRLLLLKKIASYYEDADESNIRVLSFKAGSVIMSWTNDSLPTERCDEEKLQYVANKILLSNGEVRTEFREALKGFPVVSANEERMGVCNGSYPVITNAPIDAGARTSNEEGDLWYKHVLVGVLIVLVLIVLTVLLIWYCRRRRPKPSNEKRTFKKRKPIILEPEIELKPIPGKPLVLPDDSPSFPPSYISETSLDKPVSSDEDDEEDYGKGSPGVRYEPPPPFYGVLDDEDPRNTPPPAYQLPPMF; via the exons atGGATAAAACAGCATCTTTGTATTGTCTACCAATTGAAAGGACGTCTGCATCGTCCTGTTGGACATCGATCCCTCGATGTTGTTGTAACTGCCCACAGATGTCTGGAAATTCAAATCCACGTGAACAAAACTGCAACAAAAACTTTCTGAAGTGTACTCcttggagaaaaaaatcacttataaGATCTACTTCAAGATGGACTTTTCTGGGATTAAATTCGTGTTTGCTAAGACTTTTACTGCTATTTTGGAGCCTACCAAACACTGTTGGCAGTGTTTTCAGTGGAATTATATCTGCAAAGGGTATACCAAGGCTTAGACTGTGGTGGATATTGCTGATTGCCAGTTTGTTTGGCACAATTTTGTTACCAGTTGTATCAAGTCAAGAAAGTGTACAACCTAAACCATCTGTGAAAAGCAAAGTGCTGCCTAATGCGGTTGTCTATGTTGGATCTGTATTTAGTTACAATATTTCAGAGGATGTATTCGATTGCAATGTGAACAGCATTGTG GTTTCAGAAACAGCAGATAGATTTCTCTCACACTGGCTGTCATATAGCAGCAACAAGAAACAACTATATGGTGTTCCCTCAGATAAAGATAAGGGAACTTACAACATCCTAGTTGTAGCTTTGACAAAGGACACTTCACTGGGCGGCCATGTTTGTGGGTCACAGTCATTTTCCATTGTTGTTATGTCTATAAGTGAACAACTGCCAGTATCAGTTCATCTCAGCACTACAGGCTTTAGCAGCAATGATCACAAACCTGCCCTTGGTTTGTCATGTCCTCCTGGAACACAGGCAATCCTGGGAACAGTGGTGTTGAACATGGACATACAAAGCCTTAATGGGCATCAGCGTATGATGTTAGTGGTTAAAATGGCTAACCATCTCAGTGTGGACTCTAGCAAATTAGGCTTCTTCTCAGGTGAGATTTCTAACCCAATAACACAACAACTAGACAATCCCACTGTTATAGCAGCTGGTGTGGGAGATGGTAGATTTGCCAAAGGCACAAGGAGTTTCATAACCTGGAACATGGCATGTGGTGCATTAAAGCTGACAGATGTAGgtttttcaaaacttgaaaCTGCTGCTCAAGATGGAACCATTAGCACACTAATGGGTGTCCCAGTGGTGGGGTGGCATGTCTTGTCTGGAACTCAAAAAGACATGGTACGACGCAGAGTTCGAAGACAAGCACAGGGGATTATTGCTATTACTCCTACACCCTCTGCATCTAGTACTCCACCCTCAAGATTGTCAAATATGTCCACTTTGGTCATTGTCTCAAAAACTGTTATTTTAACATCTGCAAGCCAGAATTCCACAACTGTACTTCCAAGTGTTACACCGAACAGAACTGTTACCAAAACCACAAGTGTTAACATCAACTCAACATTGTTCAGTCAGTTAACAATGAAAAGTATTCAGTCTTCTACCACTGGCTTTAATTTGACAGTGTCAAGCCTGCTAGTAAACAAAAGTATGTCATCATCCTCCAGCATACACCTCAACTTGACAGAATCAAGTCAGCCACCAAACAAAACTGCTTTTGCATCATCTAGTCTAATTGTCACATCTTCTAGTGTTAGCATCTATCCAACAACTTCAATTCAGTTGCCAAACAGGACTATTTTCCCATCTTATAGTGTGAGCATCAATTTAACAACTTCAAGTATTTTGCCAAACAGAACTATAATCCTATCTCCAAGTGTAAGTGTTAGCTTGACAACATCAAGTCAGTTACTCAGTGCCACAGTATTCAAGTCTTCAAGTGCTGTCAATATAAACACCAGCATAACAAGTATCTTAACCTCTTCAAAGCTTCTGTTGACAGTGAACAGTTCTTCTGCATCACGTCCAACAAACATCATTTCTGCCAATAGAACAATAACTATATCAGAGAGTCATACCCCATCTCTGAATTCAACATTTGTCACAAGAACGCTGTCTTTTATACTTAGTGCTTCTTCACCCAACAAATCAACCATTGTATCATCACAGAATAGATCAATCTTGAGTTCGCTGACAATGATAACACTGAATACAAGTCAAGCTGTAATTTCCTCAACTATAGTTCCTTCAGCATCCCAAGGAAACATTTCCATAGCAGTGAGAGCATCTTCAATGACTGCATCTTTAAACAGAAGCACTCTAGTCACATCTGTTAGTATTTCATCAAGTTTTCCATCAGTTCTTACTACGCTTCAGTCAACTTTTCCAGCAACATCCACGGCAAAGTTAAATTCTTCAATTCCAAATGTGTCTTCATTGACGTTAATCACTCAAGCAACTGTGTCAGTGACTGTAGTTCCAAGTAGCTTTATGCCTGTTGCTAACACATCACTGCTTATCACAAGTGCAGCCAGTCACACAAGTTTATCCACTGTGATATCCACTACCAGCTCAAATCTTTCATCCATCACATCAAAGAGTACTTTCTTGGCTTCTTCATCAAGTTTAATTTTGCTTCCTCCAAATACAACTTTGGTTGAAAATTTAACATCGTCTGCTAAGACAAGTTCCTTTGTAACAAGCAGCATGGTAATCTTGCCATCAACTCCTCAACCAGGAAACTCAACTGAATCAAAGGCAATTTCACCAATGCCAACATCATCTTTGTTTACAAGCCTCGTTTCATCGACAATGAACAACACTGAGATATCATTGGTCAAAACAAGTTCACTGGTCCCATCATTGTCAAGCACATCTTCAGTGATGTTGTCCAGTTCTGCAACACAGATGTCAAGTCCTTCCATGTTGCTTCTGAGTTCTACAATAGTCAACCAGACATCTGGGGTACAAATCTTCTCAAGCAGTACCTTGCAGCCCAATCTCACTTCCTCAAAAACTGCTGTTCTGCCATCATCGATGTCTTCACCTATTGTAACAAATGCAAG TGAGGTGACATCTGTGAATGCAACTACCA CCAAGAGGACTGCATTGGTGAATTCAACATTTGAAATCAATAGGTCATCGTTTATCGCCGTAACTACGTCGGCGTTTCCGTTAACAAGGACGAGTGGTACCCGAAGTTTTCCGAGCACCTTCGTCGCTAATCGAAGTGTTGTCCCTACCATCACTTCGAAAGGATTTCAAAAATCGAGTGTTAACATTTCGTTCAGTCCAAAAATCACAACAACAGCGTTCGTATTTAGCACAATTTCACCATCGAGTACTTCTCAGTTTACCAGAATGTTTTCAAGCATTGATCTAAGACCGAACTTAACTAGAATTACAGACTCGTCGTTTTTCTCAATGTCTGTAAAACTGACTACAAGCTCTGAAGTTCCTGTGAATTCCACGATTGCTTCAAGTACTAAAGGAAGTCCTACAGCAGTATCAAGTGCTGTCACCAAATCTGTGGACTCAACTCTCTCAGCGAGAAGAACGACTTCATCGGCAATGTCTGTTGTTACCAGCTCAAGTGGACATTTTAACGTTAACTCCTCGTTGATGCCGTCAGTGCTCTCCAGTGGCAAACCGATTGTTGGATCGTCTTCCACGTTGATGGCAAATTTAAGCAGTTCAGTTCCTGTGTTGGAGTCAAGTACcgcattttctgttgtttttacccCTGCAGACACCTCTGTAATGAATTTATCTACAACAGAGATGTCAACTACCCAAATCAGCCCTACAACTCTGTCGTCCATACCCACTTCAAGTTCAGCATCCTCACTTTTAAATTCACAAGACCAGACAACTTTGCTTAGCAAAAGTGATGTTAGTGAGTCCAGCAGAATCGTGCAAAATTCGACGACGTTGTTCGGCGCAAGCAGAACTGTTTCGATGAATTTCAGTTCTCTTTCGTCGACCTCTTCATTAAGAAAATCAACTACTGAAATTGACAGCACAATGTCACGAATGTCCTCTGCCATAAGTGTGGTAACCTCTACTGTGGTGTCACTACCCTCAATCACAGTCATTCCAACTTCTGTCAGAGTCCCACCAACATCTGTCACAGAAATACTACCTTCAACTACAGTCATACCAACTTCTGCAACTGCGATACCAACCTCCGTTACAGATACTTTGATTCTTTCCACGCACGTTACTCGCGGCACGCGTGTAGTGAACTCCAGCAGCAGACTTGACAGTGTTTTCAGCAGGACACCCAGCTCTGTCCAGACGAGTACCGCAGTCACACCCACGCCGGTGTACAGGACAACCAGCATCTTGGAGACCAGTG GTCCGCTTCCAAGTAGCTCATCTCTGTCTCCATCCAACTCGACACAGACTGCAACACTGCCAGGCACAACTCGGACAATTAGCGTGTCACCATCGTCAACCTCTGTTGTCATACCAACCACTGCCCCGCCCAATTCACCCCCCGAGGTTATCAACAACTTGGGCCGGGTGATAGCCCCCGCAGGTGTGGCATTACATTATACCATACCCGAAGATACTTTTTATGATCGGGAGGACGGCGCCGACACGCGTAACCTGTCGCTTTCGATGAAACTTGCGAACGGTTCATCGATCCCGGAGGACTTTTGGTTGCAGTTTGACAGTGAAAGCCAGACTATCGACGGATTACCGCTAGACACGCATGTACCTGATGGGATTATGGGTCAGGTGCTGGTAGTGTATGCTCAAGATAGCCGCGGCGCTGAAGCCTTGGACGCCTTTGAGGTTTTGGTTGTTCCATCGGAAAATCCAGTTGTGCAAGAGTTAAACATCAGAATTACAAACGAGTTTGTCGAGTTTAGCCGCAACGTAGCTCAGAGGCTTTTACTGTTGAAAAAGATCGCATCATATTATGAGGATGCGGATGAATCAAACATAAGAGTGTTGAGTTTCAAAGCGGGGTCAGTGATAATGTCATGGACGAATGACTCGTTACCGACAGAGAGATGCGACGAGGAAAAATTACAGTACGTTGCGAATAAGATACTACTTTCCAATGGCGAAGTAAGAACGGAATTTAGGGAGGCTTTAAAAGGCTTTCCAGTGGTGAGTGCGAACGAGGAGCGAATGGGAGTTTGTAACGGATCTTACCCCGTCATAACTAATGCACCAATCGACGCAGGCGCACGAACGTCTAATGAAGAGGGTGACTTGTGGTACAAGCACGTTCTCGTTGGTGTGCTCATCGTCCTTGTTTTAATTGTCCTAACCGTGCTACTGATCTGGTACTGTAGGAGACGGAGACCAAAACCTTCTAACGAGAAGCGTACCTTTAAGAAACGCAAACCCATCATTCTGGAACCGGAGATTGAGTTAAAACCAATTCCTGGGAAACCACTTGTTCTACCGGATGATTCCCCGAGTTTCCCGCCATCATATATTTCGGAAACCTCGCTTGATAAGCCTGTTTCTTCCGATGAAGATGACGAAGAGGATTATGGGAAAGGTAGCCCTGGTGTTAGGTACGAGCCTCCCCCGCCTTTTTATGGAGTCCTCGATGACGAAGATCCTCGGAACACTCCTCCGCCGGCCTACCAGCTACCCCCAATGTTTTGA